One genomic segment of Flavobacteriales bacterium includes these proteins:
- a CDS encoding T9SS type A sorting domain-containing protein, producing the protein MIRLLFLLCLSSLVATAENGDTTFVQVHDNTDMTWYGHYKDWGEFPNSGESYRKVLMHFTMGCASTGCSGWDYDVHILLRNRTGVLDSNMVLAPSFKLNNEIVDSATFSYSPTFTNNWDSVNGTTSVANDTMVLLLFEDQDDPFIVTDTQYVYAADYYNPTFDSQGVITDSTLIAADTTLYLNNTVTYNVFEVIEDFELGRAITPYGTYMNPANGSYGTNGYDENWKHIFTYDVTDFQHLLKDSVEIDAFYAGWSSGFSVKLDFEFIEGTPPRTPLKLSNVYKNGASSYGYSNSNSFESTQMPEAKVALLPSAQEYKLQFVPSGHGQAGEFTSGVSYTAKVNGSIVGGNTIWKDDCGFNAIWPQGGTWIFDRANWCPGEAVPIYNHEITPYVGMSLDSVAIDINFSNYNPNGDASYSCAVHLFQYTEPNFTLDAEVTDILAPSKQDVYSRFNPICSNPIIKIRNSGKDILTSVDIRYGVKGGTMQTYQWTGSLKFMEEEEVTLDPMIHDGNENKFIVTLSNPNGTTDLHSDNDTMESEFEDLPVYKPSFLVRLKTNNYGSQSSWTIKNSNNEVVYSRDNCANNTLYNDTVTLGNGCYTFRIDDTGGDGLDFWYWDNVGQPDGSGFINFMYYDTISVFRSFNKDFGSAIVHSFRVTNGVSIDNHTMINFNIYPSVSEGTVFIERDDASTRIPTTVEVYSVNGQKIVEEKWGENTQKKALHLDTLSNGIYVVKVQSGDIINTQKIVLNR; encoded by the coding sequence ATGATAAGATTATTATTCCTTTTATGTCTTTCAAGCCTAGTAGCAACCGCTGAAAATGGTGACACTACATTTGTACAAGTCCATGACAATACCGATATGACATGGTACGGTCATTATAAAGACTGGGGAGAATTTCCTAATAGTGGCGAATCGTACAGAAAAGTGCTTATGCACTTCACTATGGGCTGTGCTTCTACTGGCTGTAGCGGATGGGACTATGACGTGCATATTCTATTGAGAAACCGTACAGGTGTATTGGATTCAAATATGGTCTTAGCCCCTTCATTTAAATTAAATAATGAAATTGTAGATTCCGCTACCTTCAGTTATTCTCCAACATTCACAAATAATTGGGATAGCGTAAATGGAACTACTTCCGTTGCTAACGACACAATGGTATTACTCTTATTTGAAGACCAAGACGATCCTTTTATAGTAACAGATACACAATATGTTTATGCCGCTGACTACTATAATCCAACATTTGATAGCCAAGGAGTAATCACTGACTCTACACTTATTGCTGCTGATACAACGCTATACCTTAACAACACCGTAACCTATAATGTCTTCGAAGTAATTGAAGATTTTGAGTTGGGTAGAGCCATCACGCCTTACGGTACGTATATGAACCCTGCCAATGGAAGTTATGGCACTAATGGTTATGACGAAAACTGGAAACACATCTTCACCTATGATGTTACAGACTTCCAACATTTACTAAAAGACTCTGTAGAAATTGACGCTTTTTATGCAGGGTGGAGCAGTGGTTTTAGCGTAAAGTTAGACTTTGAATTTATAGAAGGAACACCACCAAGAACACCTTTAAAACTATCCAATGTATATAAAAATGGTGCTTCAAGCTATGGCTATTCCAACTCCAATAGTTTTGAATCAACGCAGATGCCAGAGGCTAAAGTTGCTTTACTGCCCTCTGCTCAAGAATATAAATTACAGTTCGTTCCATCAGGCCACGGACAAGCAGGAGAGTTTACTTCGGGCGTTAGCTATACTGCTAAAGTAAACGGAAGTATCGTCGGAGGAAATACTATTTGGAAAGACGATTGCGGATTTAATGCCATTTGGCCACAAGGTGGAACATGGATTTTTGACCGTGCCAACTGGTGCCCTGGCGAGGCAGTGCCTATTTACAATCACGAAATCACCCCATATGTTGGTATGTCACTAGATTCCGTTGCCATTGACATTAATTTTAGCAACTACAACCCAAACGGAGATGCCTCTTACTCATGTGCTGTACACCTTTTTCAGTACACAGAGCCTAACTTCACCTTAGATGCTGAAGTCACTGATATTTTAGCCCCATCTAAGCAGGATGTCTATTCAAGATTTAACCCTATCTGTTCCAATCCAATTATTAAAATTAGAAACTCAGGAAAAGATATTCTAACTTCTGTAGATATTCGATACGGTGTAAAAGGTGGCACAATGCAAACTTACCAATGGACAGGTAGCCTTAAGTTTATGGAAGAGGAAGAAGTAACACTTGACCCAATGATTCATGATGGAAATGAAAATAAATTCATCGTTACTTTATCAAACCCTAATGGCACAACAGATTTGCATAGCGACAACGACACTATGGAATCAGAGTTTGAAGACTTACCCGTTTATAAGCCGTCATTCTTAGTGCGATTAAAAACCAACAATTATGGTAGCCAAAGCTCTTGGACAATTAAAAACAGTAATAATGAAGTCGTTTATTCACGTGATAACTGTGCCAACAACACCCTCTACAACGATACTGTTACCTTAGGAAATGGCTGTTACACCTTTAGAATAGATGATACCGGTGGCGATGGGCTCGACTTTTGGTACTGGGACAATGTTGGTCAACCTGATGGTAGTGGTTTTATAAATTTCATGTACTACGATACCATTTCAGTATTTCGTTCATTTAACAAAGACTTTGGCTCAGCTATAGTGCATTCGTTTAGAGTAACAAATGGCGTATCCATAGATAATCACACAATGATAAACTTTAACATCTACCCTTCTGTAAGTGAAGGAACAGTATTTATTGAAAGAGATGATGCCTCAACAAGAATACCT
- a CDS encoding CPBP family intramembrane metalloprotease: MANLIGMSGSLLFGASSLTDLQSQETIFSLKFLQAWSSAGIFIAPPFLFAYLSGNSLSFKSVSRQQLMLTVVIMLFAMPLINGLSFWNEQLHLPAFLESVEAWMRAAEAKAMAITEAFLSVNTALGLAVNIVIIAIIPALGEELLFRGVIQKELSKWSGKIHLSIWITAFLFSAMHLQFLGFLPRFLIGGLLGYLFYWSGSIWLPILAHFVNNAAAVILSYMVVKGRLTADVETIGVNQGQTSMLLIALLSVGLLLYLLKEISLKKV; this comes from the coding sequence GTGGCAAACCTCATTGGTATGTCTGGTTCTTTGTTGTTCGGAGCCTCTTCATTGACCGATTTGCAGAGTCAAGAGACCATATTCTCATTGAAGTTTTTACAAGCGTGGAGTTCGGCGGGGATTTTTATTGCACCGCCTTTTCTTTTTGCATATTTAAGTGGCAATTCATTGTCTTTTAAGTCGGTAAGCCGACAACAGCTGATGTTAACTGTCGTGATTATGTTGTTTGCTATGCCTTTAATAAATGGTTTATCGTTTTGGAATGAGCAATTGCATTTGCCTGCCTTTCTGGAGTCGGTAGAAGCTTGGATGAGAGCAGCTGAGGCTAAAGCTATGGCAATTACTGAAGCCTTTTTGTCTGTTAATACTGCTCTTGGATTAGCTGTAAATATTGTCATTATAGCCATAATTCCGGCTTTGGGAGAGGAATTGCTTTTCAGAGGTGTTATTCAAAAAGAGTTATCAAAATGGAGTGGGAAAATTCATTTGAGTATTTGGATAACCGCATTTCTTTTTAGTGCTATGCACTTACAGTTTCTAGGTTTTCTCCCTCGCTTTTTAATCGGTGGTCTTTTGGGGTATTTGTTTTATTGGAGCGGTTCTATTTGGCTTCCTATTCTAGCTCATTTTGTAAATAATGCAGCAGCAGTCATTCTATCTTATATGGTTGTAAAGGGAAGGCTTACAGCAGATGTTGAAACCATAGGGGTTAATCAGGGGCAAACGTCTATGCTATTGATAGCCTTGCTTTCTGTGGGGCTGTTATTGTATTTGCTTAAAGAAATTTCTCTCAAAAAGGTATAA
- a CDS encoding biopolymer transporter ExbD: MSKFKKDNNKDTPGISTASLPDIVFMLLFFFMVTTVMRETTIMVKQSLPQASEIQKLEKKSLVSYIYIGSPVERMQTTYGTKARIQLNDAFATVDDIPQYITAERAARDEKEVPFMTTSIKVDKDTKMGIVTDVKQELRKANALKINYSTRKAVQ, from the coding sequence ATGTCTAAGTTTAAAAAAGATAACAACAAAGATACTCCGGGTATCTCAACAGCATCCTTACCTGATATTGTTTTTATGCTGTTATTTTTCTTCATGGTAACAACTGTAATGCGTGAGACAACCATCATGGTAAAACAAAGCCTTCCGCAAGCCAGTGAAATCCAAAAATTAGAGAAAAAATCTTTAGTAAGCTACATTTACATAGGTAGTCCTGTTGAGCGAATGCAAACAACTTACGGTACTAAAGCCCGTATTCAATTGAACGATGCTTTTGCTACTGTGGATGACATCCCTCAATACATTACTGCAGAACGTGCTGCAAGAGATGAAAAAGAGGTGCCTTTCATGACAACTTCTATCAAAGTAGATAAAGACACTAAAATGGGAATCGTAACGGACGTAAAACAAGAACTCCGTAAGGCTAACGCACTCAAAATAAATTACTCTACGAGAAAAGCGGTACAATAA
- a CDS encoding MotA/TolQ/ExbB proton channel family protein — MKNLLALFMLTISLSIGTSQVSYAITQDEVDTTAQVEETQTVEEEVVETTATESAEVAENPSFHQVIKQKFIEGGPSFMGIVLLCLILGLALCIERIIYLNKATTNADELLNDIEGALSSGNVEGAKEVCRNTAGPVASIFYQGLDRSGEGIDVVEKSVVAYGSVQMGLLERGLSWISLFIALAPMLGFMGTVIGMIGAFDAIEAAGDISPSLVAGGIKVALLTTVFGLIVAMILQIFYNYIVAKIDSIVNTMEDASISFVDILVKNKIK, encoded by the coding sequence ATGAAAAATCTCTTAGCACTTTTTATGCTGACTATTTCCCTTTCAATAGGCACAAGTCAGGTTTCATATGCTATTACTCAAGATGAAGTGGACACAACCGCCCAAGTTGAAGAAACTCAAACTGTTGAAGAAGAAGTTGTAGAAACAACTGCAACAGAAAGCGCTGAAGTCGCTGAAAACCCTTCTTTTCACCAAGTAATCAAACAAAAATTTATTGAAGGTGGTCCATCGTTCATGGGTATCGTTCTATTGTGTCTTATCTTAGGATTAGCACTATGTATTGAGCGTATCATCTACCTAAACAAAGCGACTACAAACGCTGATGAATTACTAAACGACATTGAAGGTGCATTATCTTCAGGAAACGTTGAAGGTGCTAAAGAGGTGTGCAGAAACACTGCTGGTCCTGTAGCAAGTATCTTCTACCAAGGTTTAGACCGTTCAGGTGAAGGTATTGATGTTGTAGAGAAATCAGTTGTAGCATACGGAAGTGTACAAATGGGATTATTAGAAAGAGGTCTTTCTTGGATTTCATTATTCATTGCCCTAGCACCTATGCTTGGTTTTATGGGTACTGTAATTGGTATGATTGGTGCCTTTGATGCTATTGAAGCAGCAGGTGATATCTCTCCATCTTTAGTTGCTGGAGGTATTAAAGTAGCACTTTTAACAACGGTATTCGGTCTTATCGTAGCGATGATACTTCAAATCTTTTACAACTACATCGTTGCTAAAATTGACAGCATCGTAAACACTATGGAAGATGCATCTATTTCTTTCGTAGACATTTTAGTGAAAAATAAAATCAAATAA
- a CDS encoding biopolymer transporter ExbD, with protein MARRAKGASEINAGSMADIAFLLLIFFLVTTTMDVDTGLARKLPPMPEEEIEQDDSQIKAKNIYVVLINSNNQLLVENEFLDISQLRAGAKAFINNKGRDPESSDNPQKAIISLQNDRGTSYETYIQVQNELAAAYRELRDASSMKKFGLMYSDLSKRQQKEVREEYPQKISEAEPKNIGK; from the coding sequence ATGGCAAGAAGAGCAAAAGGCGCATCGGAAATCAATGCAGGCTCTATGGCCGATATTGCTTTCTTACTTCTTATCTTCTTTTTGGTAACTACTACCATGGATGTTGATACGGGCTTGGCTCGTAAGCTCCCTCCAATGCCTGAAGAAGAAATTGAACAAGACGATTCTCAAATAAAAGCCAAGAACATCTATGTAGTTCTTATCAACTCCAACAATCAGTTGCTGGTTGAAAATGAATTCCTAGATATTTCTCAGCTAAGAGCTGGGGCTAAAGCCTTTATTAACAATAAAGGTAGAGACCCAGAATCATCAGACAATCCACAAAAAGCCATAATATCATTACAAAATGATAGAGGTACTTCATACGAAACCTATATACAGGTGCAGAATGAATTGGCCGCAGCTTATCGTGAATTAAGAGATGCCAGTTCAATGAAAAAATTTGGCCTGATGTACAGCGATTTATCTAAGCGTCAACAAAAGGAAGTTAGAGAAGAATATCCTCAAAAGATTTCTGAAGCAGAACCTAAAAACATAGGAAAATAA
- the rbfA gene encoding 30S ribosome-binding factor RbfA, which yields MESTRQKKVSRQLLKDLSEILQLHGRDLIGTSFVSVTVVRVSPDLSIARVYISVFGTDDKDALLERMNKQGYAIRKKLGQRIRNQMRKVPELKFFLDDSVDYSQQIEDLLKE from the coding sequence ATGGAAAGTACAAGACAGAAAAAGGTTTCGAGACAATTGCTGAAAGATTTATCTGAAATTTTACAATTACATGGTAGGGATTTAATTGGCACTTCTTTTGTGTCAGTTACTGTAGTGCGTGTATCGCCAGATTTGTCTATTGCTAGAGTATATATCAGTGTGTTTGGTACAGATGATAAAGACGCTTTGCTTGAAAGAATGAATAAGCAAGGCTATGCTATTCGTAAAAAATTAGGGCAACGTATTCGTAATCAAATGCGAAAAGTTCCTGAGCTCAAATTCTTTTTAGACGATTCGGTTGACTACTCTCAGCAGATTGAAGATTTACTAAAAGAATAG
- a CDS encoding ABC transporter ATP-binding protein, whose protein sequence is MKDFFKVLRFAKPYWVYAVFNIVFNILTVIFSLVSITMIIPFLGLLFGTQEKVYEAPELAFSTSSIKENFYFQITQIIETRGEIDALLFICLLVLVMFMFRNLFRYLALYFLTPIRNGVVRDMRNALHKKVLSLPLGFYTEKRKGDIIARMTTDLVEIEWSIMSSLEMIFKDPLNIIIFLATLIVISPQLTIFVIVLFPIAGFLIARIGKSLKKSSDRGQNKMGELLSIIEENIRGLRIIKGFHAEEKIQEKFEENSDDYRYIMTKLLRKKDLSSPMSEFLSTIVLVCVMWFGGQLVLGADNVLSPEAFIGYIAIFSQIIPPAKSFTTAFYYLQKGSASAERVLSILETDNPIKEPKQAKGKSNFESSIAFKNVSFQYDNQAVLKNLSLEIKKGKSIALVGESGSGKSTIADLLSRFYDIEKGEILIDNVNIKDYKLTDLRGLMGIVSQDSILFNDSVFNNITLGNENANKEEVIAAAKAANAHDFIMEMPKGYDSTVGENGAKLSGGQKQRLSIARAIYKNPPILILDEATSSLDTESEKLVQDALGKLMKTRTSLVIAHRLSTIQNADNIILIKKGEIIEQGTHDELSQKNGAYKRLIDYQNFN, encoded by the coding sequence ATGAAAGATTTTTTTAAAGTCTTACGATTTGCCAAGCCTTACTGGGTTTATGCCGTATTTAATATCGTCTTTAACATCCTAACGGTAATCTTTTCTTTGGTGTCCATTACCATGATAATTCCGTTTTTAGGCTTACTTTTTGGCACACAAGAAAAAGTATATGAAGCGCCGGAATTGGCTTTCAGTACTTCATCCATCAAAGAAAACTTCTATTTTCAAATCACACAAATTATAGAGACAAGAGGAGAAATTGATGCCTTATTGTTCATATGCCTTTTGGTATTGGTAATGTTTATGTTCCGAAATTTATTTAGGTATTTGGCACTATACTTTCTAACTCCAATACGAAATGGGGTAGTTAGAGATATGCGTAATGCCTTACACAAAAAGGTGCTGTCTTTACCACTTGGCTTTTATACCGAAAAAAGGAAGGGGGATATTATTGCCCGAATGACAACTGATTTAGTAGAAATTGAATGGTCTATAATGAGCTCATTGGAAATGATATTCAAAGACCCTTTGAATATTATAATCTTTTTAGCTACTCTAATCGTTATTAGTCCACAGCTCACTATTTTTGTAATTGTACTATTCCCTATTGCTGGTTTTTTAATTGCTCGAATTGGCAAAAGCCTCAAGAAATCATCAGATAGAGGACAAAATAAAATGGGCGAACTCCTCTCTATTATTGAAGAAAACATAAGAGGCTTACGCATCATTAAAGGCTTTCATGCTGAAGAAAAAATTCAAGAAAAATTTGAAGAAAACAGCGACGATTACCGCTATATAATGACCAAGCTGCTCCGTAAAAAAGATTTATCATCTCCAATGAGTGAATTTTTGAGTACCATTGTTCTAGTCTGTGTTATGTGGTTCGGCGGACAATTGGTATTAGGGGCCGACAATGTGTTATCGCCAGAAGCCTTTATCGGTTACATTGCTATATTTTCTCAAATCATTCCTCCTGCCAAGTCCTTTACCACAGCATTCTATTACCTCCAAAAAGGAAGCGCATCGGCAGAAAGAGTACTGAGTATTTTGGAAACGGACAATCCAATAAAAGAGCCAAAACAAGCTAAAGGAAAAAGTAATTTTGAGTCGAGCATAGCGTTCAAAAACGTGTCTTTTCAGTACGATAATCAAGCCGTTTTAAAGAATTTAAGCCTTGAAATAAAGAAAGGAAAAAGCATAGCCCTTGTGGGAGAATCAGGAAGTGGAAAATCTACCATTGCAGATTTACTATCACGATTTTACGATATTGAAAAGGGCGAAATATTAATCGACAACGTTAATATCAAAGACTATAAGCTGACCGACTTAAGAGGACTTATGGGCATTGTATCACAAGATTCTATTTTATTCAACGATAGCGTCTTTAATAACATTACACTTGGCAATGAGAATGCCAATAAAGAAGAAGTCATTGCTGCTGCAAAAGCCGCCAATGCCCACGACTTTATTATGGAGATGCCAAAAGGTTACGATAGCACTGTGGGCGAAAATGGAGCTAAACTTTCTGGGGGACAAAAACAACGCTTAAGTATAGCACGTGCCATTTATAAAAACCCACCTATTTTGATTTTGGATGAAGCCACCTCCTCTTTGGATACTGAATCTGAAAAACTAGTACAAGACGCACTTGGCAAACTCATGAAAACACGCACTTCATTGGTTATTGCTCACCGATTGTCTACAATTCAAAATGCCGATAATATCATACTCATTAAAAAGGGAGAAATTATAGAGCAAGGTACTCACGATGAACTAAGTCAAAAAAATGGAGCTTATAAGAGACTCATTGATTATCAAAATTTCAACTAA
- a CDS encoding pseudouridine synthase, with the protein MKETRINKYLSEAGYCSRRAADKLIEEGRVTINDEVPLMGTKIVEGDVVKVDGKSVVKKDEKAVYLVLNKPRGIVCTTDTRVEKDNIIDFINYPKRIFPIGRLDKASEGLILLTNDGDIVNKILRARNNHEKEYIVQVNKPIDIDFVKKMSQGVPILDTITRPCKVEQLSRVRFKIILTQGLNRQIRRMCEYLGYHVQVLKRVRIMNIHLDLPNGKYREMTKEEFRELNNLLADSSKTIDN; encoded by the coding sequence ATGAAAGAAACCAGAATAAATAAATACCTCAGCGAGGCAGGCTATTGCTCAAGAAGAGCTGCAGATAAACTCATCGAAGAAGGTAGAGTAACCATTAATGACGAAGTACCACTTATGGGCACTAAAATTGTAGAGGGTGATGTTGTAAAGGTAGATGGTAAAAGTGTTGTCAAAAAGGATGAAAAAGCCGTTTACTTGGTCTTAAACAAGCCAAGGGGCATTGTTTGCACCACCGACACTCGAGTAGAAAAAGATAATATTATTGACTTCATAAACTACCCAAAACGTATCTTCCCAATAGGCAGACTTGACAAAGCCAGTGAGGGACTGATATTGCTTACCAATGATGGCGATATCGTCAATAAAATACTGAGGGCTAGAAATAACCATGAGAAAGAATACATCGTTCAAGTAAACAAACCCATTGACATAGACTTTGTTAAAAAGATGAGTCAGGGGGTGCCAATATTAGATACTATTACTCGACCATGTAAAGTGGAGCAACTTAGCAGGGTGCGTTTCAAGATTATTCTTACTCAAGGACTAAATCGCCAGATACGCCGAATGTGCGAATACCTCGGCTATCACGTACAAGTACTAAAGCGGGTGCGAATAATGAATATTCATTTAGACTTGCCCAATGGAAAATACAGGGAAATGACAAAAGAAGAATTCAGAGAGCTCAATAATTTATTGGCTGACTCCTCTAAAACTATAGATAATTAA
- the dusB gene encoding tRNA dihydrouridine synthase DusB: MSVKIGNIDLGDFPLLLAPMEDVSDPPFRALCKKNGADVMFTEFISSEGLIRDAAKSVQKLDFFEYERPLAIQIFGHDIESMRKTTTICEAAEPDFIDINYGCPVKKVTCKGAGAGILQDIPKMVSMTKEIVNSTHLPVTVKTRLGWDDNSKHIVEVAERLQDVGIKAISIHGRTRKQMYKGEADWSLIADVKNNSRMHIPVIGNGDVDSPEAAKLKKEKYGIDGIMIGRAAIGYPWIFNEIKHYLKTGEHLEKPTMVDRIKTCKEHLEFSLKWKGPILGVVETRRHYTNYFKHIPNFKDYRMRLVTTQEPEELFDILDEIKMKFGSSQFS, from the coding sequence ATGAGTGTAAAGATAGGTAATATCGATTTAGGAGACTTCCCCTTACTGCTTGCTCCAATGGAAGACGTAAGTGATCCTCCCTTTCGAGCATTATGCAAAAAAAATGGTGCAGACGTTATGTTCACCGAGTTCATTTCTTCAGAGGGACTTATTAGAGATGCCGCCAAAAGCGTTCAAAAATTGGATTTCTTCGAATACGAACGTCCACTAGCCATTCAGATTTTCGGGCACGATATAGAGTCCATGAGAAAAACAACAACTATTTGTGAGGCTGCCGAACCCGACTTCATAGACATAAACTACGGTTGTCCAGTAAAAAAAGTAACTTGTAAAGGTGCGGGTGCAGGGATATTACAAGATATTCCTAAGATGGTGTCCATGACAAAAGAAATTGTGAATTCCACTCACCTGCCAGTAACCGTCAAAACACGCTTAGGATGGGACGACAATAGCAAACATATTGTTGAAGTCGCGGAACGCTTGCAAGACGTTGGCATAAAAGCCATTTCTATTCACGGACGTACACGAAAACAAATGTATAAAGGGGAAGCCGATTGGAGCCTAATTGCCGATGTGAAAAACAACAGTCGAATGCATATTCCTGTCATTGGAAATGGAGACGTCGATAGTCCAGAAGCAGCAAAGCTCAAAAAAGAAAAATACGGCATTGACGGCATAATGATTGGTCGTGCAGCCATTGGCTACCCATGGATTTTTAACGAAATAAAACACTATTTAAAGACTGGCGAACACCTAGAAAAGCCAACAATGGTGGACAGAATAAAAACGTGTAAAGAGCATTTGGAATTTTCATTAAAATGGAAAGGCCCTATACTAGGAGTAGTAGAAACTCGACGACACTACACCAATTATTTCAAACATATTCCAAACTTCAAAGATTACAGAATGCGATTGGTTACCACCCAAGAGCCTGAAGAACTTTTTGATATTTTGGATGAAATAAAAATGAAATTTGGCAGCTCCCAATTTAGTTAA
- a CDS encoding ABC transporter permease, whose protein sequence is MRVALYIAKRYLFAKKSKNVVHFVSLASMIGVAVGTAALVLILSVFNGFEQLILSLYNSFDPPIKVSVLEGKVSDFEEAKAYLNENNILYSEVLEEKVLLRYQEKEYIATLKGVDDNFKNINSIDSLLVAGEYMYVYESKNTAIVGQGVAYYLSMRIGNAFEQLKVYVPDREKNNLLRPEESFIQKSILPVGVFSIQSDFDAEYVIAPISFIREILNRKGQSSSLEIKCSDSEIAGIQADLQEILGSQFEVKSRFEQHAFLYKILSSEKLAVFLILTFILIIATFNIIGSLTMLLIEKKKDIELLFNLGANRLLIKNIFFYEGLLTTALGAVIGLLFGLLIAYVQIYFGIVKMGNGSFVVDSYPVVVEAIDVVLVGFIVMLIGSVASIIPSRQLSKQLL, encoded by the coding sequence TTGAGAGTAGCCTTATACATAGCTAAACGGTATTTGTTCGCCAAAAAATCTAAAAATGTTGTTCATTTTGTAAGTCTAGCGTCAATGATAGGCGTAGCGGTAGGTACTGCAGCTTTGGTATTGATTTTGTCTGTTTTTAATGGCTTTGAACAACTTATTTTATCCCTTTACAATTCTTTTGATCCGCCTATAAAAGTATCCGTTTTAGAAGGGAAAGTTTCTGATTTTGAAGAGGCAAAGGCCTATCTCAACGAAAATAATATTCTGTATTCAGAAGTTTTGGAGGAAAAGGTGCTTTTGCGTTATCAAGAAAAAGAATACATCGCTACACTAAAGGGTGTTGATGATAATTTTAAAAATATCAATTCTATAGATAGCTTACTTGTTGCAGGTGAATACATGTATGTTTATGAGTCGAAGAATACAGCTATAGTAGGACAAGGGGTGGCGTACTATTTGTCTATGCGTATAGGAAATGCTTTTGAGCAGCTGAAAGTATATGTTCCGGATCGAGAAAAAAATAACCTTTTACGCCCTGAAGAATCTTTTATTCAAAAAAGCATCTTGCCTGTTGGAGTGTTTAGCATTCAATCTGATTTTGATGCCGAGTATGTTATTGCACCAATATCATTTATCAGAGAAATTTTAAACAGAAAGGGACAGTCTTCCTCGCTTGAGATAAAATGTAGTGACTCGGAAATAGCCGGTATTCAAGCTGATTTGCAAGAAATATTGGGCAGTCAGTTCGAGGTGAAAAGTCGATTTGAACAACATGCTTTTCTTTACAAAATACTGAGTTCTGAAAAACTAGCTGTTTTTCTCATATTGACCTTTATTTTAATCATTGCCACTTTTAATATTATTGGTTCGCTTACCATGTTGTTGATTGAAAAAAAGAAGGATATTGAACTGCTTTTTAATCTTGGGGCAAACCGTTTATTAATCAAAAACATATTCTTCTATGAAGGACTTTTGACTACTGCTTTAGGGGCTGTAATTGGTTTACTATTTGGTTTGCTGATAGCCTATGTACAAATATATTTTGGAATAGTAAAGATGGGCAATGGGTCTTTTGTTGTCGATAGTTATCCAGTAGTTGTAGAGGCTATAGATGTAGTATTGGTTGGCTTTATTGTAATGCTAATAGGAAGTGTAGCTAGTATTATTCCTTCTAGGCAACTGAGTAAGCAGCTGCTTTAA